One window of the Periophthalmus magnuspinnatus isolate fPerMag1 chromosome 6, fPerMag1.2.pri, whole genome shotgun sequence genome contains the following:
- the bmt2 gene encoding S-adenosylmethionine sensor upstream of mTORC1 isoform X2 → MGDFDKIWREHCEDEQTLSEYANAMKNLADHHWTKKCEGEGRIDWCRSVCQEYFLDGGMKRMIEKDEKSAAASLGLTTATGNNPSQSSVPSSVSPMGKMRLLDVGSCFNPFLKFDEFLTVGIDIVPAVETVHKCDFLNLQLQPPVQLSRDAVEAFLCQLHSPIDALPAQLFHVVVFSLLLSYFPSPYQRWICCKKAHELLDLHGLLLIITPDSSHQNRHALMMRSWRVAVESLGFKRYKYVKYSHMHLIAFRKISLATTSDLVSRNYPEMLYIPQDFNTSEEEESWDVPVYVRSEFEDDQVAWGFSELPETPYDSDSGESQSSSVPGFHEFEDPILLQS, encoded by the exons A TGGGCGACTTTGATAAGATCTGGCGGGAGCACTGTGAGGACGAGCAGACATTGAGTGAATACGCCAATGCCATGAAGAACCTCGCAGACCACCACTGGACCAAGAAGTGTGAGGGGGAGGGACGCATCGACTGGTGCCGCAG TGTGTGCCAGGAGTACTTTTTGgatggagggatgaagagaATGATTGAGAAAGATGAGAAAAGTGCCGCTGCTTCTTTGGGTTTGACCACAGCGACAGGGAACAACCCGAGTCAAAGCTCTGTTCCCAG TTCTGTGTCTCCGATGGGAAAGATGCGCCTGTTGGATGTAGGCAGCTGCTTTAACCCTTTCCTGAAATTCGACGAGTTCCTTACTGTTGGGATTGACATCGTACCAGCCGTCGAG ACAGTGCACAAGTGTGACTTCCTGAACCTCCAGCTGCAGCCCCCGGTGCAGTTGTCCCGGGACGCGGTGGAGGCCTTCCTGTGTCAGCTCCACAGCCCCATCGACGCCCTCCCCGCTCAGCTGTTCCATGTGGTGGTCTTCTCCCTGCTGCTCTCCTACTTCCCCTCCCCCTACCAGCGCTGGATCTGCTGCAAGAAAGCCCACGAGCTCCTGGACCTCCACGGCCTCCTCCTGATCATCACACCCGATTCATCTCACCAAAACCGGCACGCTCTAATGATGCGAAGCTGGCGTGTCGCGGTCGAATCTTTAGGTTTTAAGCGCTACAAATATGTCAAGTATTCGCACATGCATCTTATAGCATTCAGAAAGATTTCCCTAGCAACCACCAGCGATTTAGTGTCACGAAATTACCCGGAAATGCTTTATATCCCGCAAGACTTTAACACaagtgaggaggaagagagttGGGATGTTCCTGTGTACGTTCGCTCCGAGTTTGAGGATGACCAGGTGGCATGGGGATTTAGCGAACTTCCCGAGACACCGTACGATTCGGATTCAGGGGAGAGTCAAAGCAGCTCCGTGCCCGGGTTTCATGAATTCGAAGATCCTATTTTGCTCCAAAGCTAA
- the tmem168b gene encoding transmembrane protein 168, with amino-acid sequence MCRFLRYCVSHCLHAAMTRLEEVNGEVSVWSSVRWLGYLSGINLLIALFLGLYVRWEKTEGSTILVILILALLVLGIASVLHYFFNMERVSLSLLHLWFGFLLGLLCFINNPVTVRTDEKELAANYMMLVSMALRTLWALLERLFGRTRYRPAFLTSAERLELAGFAVASTALLIQKSLSVMVLLVSLGTVMVALRMKALLSLPNLVSFATITGVAFFKSLHLDINPFALACFFSQLICDPLLDLYFSGLSVTERWQPFLIWRGLWRRLSLLPLLLVEGVFLALSSRKLLHLDTWYLLVPGFIVASLFWSICHLVFVITVWGFHTKLSDCQRVSWSQGPDLSGLDKVMASKGMRHFCLISERLLLFTLGSTVAVGALCWQSSSSLFLSMFLLVLPLESLFHGLFYELGRTLGGTCVGYAVVIPTNYCSPDGQPTLLPPDAVQDLNLRSTAMLSNVQRFFAHHLIESFGCDYSTSGVTLEALQAKVRSFLDLRTSDGPRHDTYIIYYSGHTHRSGEWALSGGDTVRLEQLVDWWREKNGGFCSRLILVLDCEDSGPWVREVQGLEGVYVAVQGATLAKTPGVSTQNPQDVPQLGDFTSQWVDYNCNPHSDIRWSEQGRTVNAIYGLSKQWGDYTLHLPTDNDVTNHWGAYFPRITYPVVQLALWCSRLDVLWLCGVCLRCLKRLKLTWFPPAILDTGQGFKLVRS; translated from the exons atgtgTCGATTTTTGCGCTACTGTGTTAGCCATTGCCTCCACGCCGCGATGACCCGGCTGGAGGAGGTGAATGGGGAGGTTAGTGTCTGGTCCTCGGTCCGATGGTTGGGATATTTGTCTGGCATTAATCTCCTCATAGCCCTTTTTCTTGGGCTCTACGTGCGATGGGAGAAGACGGAGGGATCTACAATActtgtcattttaattttggCGCTACTCGTTCTGGGCATAGCGAGTGTTTTGCACTATTTTTTCAACATGGAGAGAGTAAGCTTAAGTTTGCTGCATTTGTGGTTTGGATTTTTGCTCGGGCTGCTCTGTTTTATCAATAACCCGGTCACTGTGAGGACTGATGAGAAAGAGTTAGCGGCAAACTACATGATGCTGGTCAGTATGGCGCTAAGGACTCTATGGGCGCTGTTGGAGAGGCTGTTTGGGCGCACCAG GTACCGCCCAGCCTTCCTGACCTCTGCTGAGCGTCTGGAGTTGGCTGGCTTCGCGGTTGCCAGTACTGCTCTACTCATCCAAAAGTCCCTCTCCGTCATGGTGCTGCTGGTCTCTCTGGGCACCGTTATGGTCGCTCTGAGAATGaaggctctcctctctctcccaaaCCTCGTGTCTTTTGCCACCATCACCGGAGTGGCATTTTTTAAGTCACTACATTTGGATATAAATCCTTTCGCGTTGGCCTGTTTCTTCTCTCAGCTGATCTGTGATCCTCTGCTGGACCTATACTTCAGTGGCCTTTCTGTGACTGAGCGCTGGCAGCCATTTCTGATCTGGAGAGGCCTGTGGAGGAGGCTGTCATTGCTTCCTCTGCTGTTG GTGGAGGGGGTGTTCCTGGCTCTGTCGTCCCGTAAACTGTTGCACTTGGACACGTGGTACCTCTTGGTCCCCGGCTTCATCGTGGCCTCTCTTTTCTGGAGCATCTGTCACCTGGTTTTTGTCATCACCGTTTGGGGCTTTCACACCAAACTCAGCGACTGCCAGAGGGTCAGCTGGTCCCAGGGGCCCGACCTCAGTGGACTGGACAAGGTCATGGCCTCCAAAGGAATGAGACACTTCTGCCTCATCTCAGAGCGCCTCCTGCTGTTCACACTGGGCTCTACGGTCGCTGTGGGAGCTCTGTGTTGGCAG AGCTCGAGCAGTTTGTTCCTGAGTATGTTCCTCCTGGTTCTGCCGCTGGAGTCTCTGTTTCATGGACTCTTTTATGAACTGGGCCGCACCCTCGGAGGGACCTGTGTGGGCTACGCTGTGGTCATCCCAACTAACTACTGCAG tCCAGATGGTCAGCCCACTCTGCTGCCTCCAGACGCGGTGCAGGACTTGAACCTTCGCTCCACGGCGATGCTGAGCAATGTGCAGAGGTTCTTCGCTCACCACCTCATTGAGTCGTTTGGCTGTGACTACTCCACCAGCGGAGTCACTCTGGAGGCTCTGCAGGCCAAAGTCCGCTCCTTTTTAGATCTCAGGACCTCAGACGGACCTCGGCATGATACTTATATCATCTACTACAGTGGCCACACACATCGCTCTGGAGAGTGGGCTCTGTCTG gTGGAGACACTGTTCGTCTGGAGCAGCTAGTGGACTGGTGGAGGGAGAAGAACGGAGGGTTCTGCTCTCGTCTGATCCTGGTCCTGGACTGTGAGGACTCAGGGCCCTGGGTCAGAGAGGTGCAGGGACTGGAGGGGGTGTACGTGGCTGTGCAGGGCGCCACTCTGGCCAAAACACCGGGGGTCTCAACACAAAACCCACAG GACGTCCCGCAGCTTGGCGACTTCACCTCTCAATGGGTCGACTACAACTGCAACCCGCACAGCGACATCCGGTGGTCAGAGCAGGGAAGAACAGTCAACGCCATCTACGGTCTGTCCAAACAATGGGGCGACTATACGTTACACTTGCCCACCGATAATGACGTCACAAACCACTGGGGGGCGTACTTTCCCCGTATTACGTACCCCGTGGTGCAGTTGGCGTTGTGGTGTAGTCGACTGGACGTTTTGtggttgtgtggagtttgtttaAGATGTTTAAAAAGGTTAAAGCTAACATGGTTTCCTCCTGCTATTCTTGATACAGGGCAAGGCTTCAAACTAGTGCGATCGTAG